From the genome of Populus trichocarpa isolate Nisqually-1 chromosome 15, P.trichocarpa_v4.1, whole genome shotgun sequence, one region includes:
- the LOC7463130 gene encoding glucuronoxylan 4-O-methyltransferase 1 translates to MPPEVPHYRSLATPLVKSSPPSSPESQFSIPVGRKYFKGNKSMAIPGRKLIPSVVFILACISILRLLRIAITTSPSAPLPPTLQHTCSTPSPACEKAPSHTPSNQTAQQKIAADEPSLTKKEFKLLSDLIKRKAPCNLLVFGAEPQYLRLSSINSGGTTILLEDDPDKISAARAKSNTTQIYKIDYQTPAKKAYKLLEHARKSPACAPNPEMLQNSSCKLALKNLPREVYELEWNVVVVDGPSGHSPEAPGRMGAIYTASMIARAGNTTDVLVHDVDRTIEKWFSWEFLCDENLVASKGKLWSFRISGKSNSSGFCSDHMVAIE, encoded by the coding sequence ATGCCCCCAGAAGTACCGCATTACCGTTCTCTTGCTACTCCTCTTGTGAAGTCTTCACCTCCGAGCTCACCTGAATCACAATTCAGTATACCCGTTGGCCGCAAATATTTCAAAGGAAATAAGAGTATGGCAATTCCTGGAAGAAAACTTATACCTTCTGTTGTCTTCATCTTGGCATGCATCTCCATCCTCCGACTTCTTAGAATTGCTATCACCACCTCACCTTCCGCCCCTTTGCCTCCTACTCTACAACACACATGTTCTACTCCTTCTCCGGCCTGTGAAAAGGCTCCATCTCATACACCTAGCAACCAAACAGCACAACAGAAAATCGCTGCCGATGAACCTAGTCTCACAAAAAAGGAATTTAAACTTCTATCTGATCTCATTAAACGCAAAGCCCCCTGCAACCTCCTTGTTTTTGGAGCAGAGCCCCAGTACCTGAGATTGTCCTCCATCAACTCAGGTGGCACCACAATCCTTCTAGAGGATGATCCTGACAAAATAAGTGCTGCTAGAGCAAAATCCAACACCACTCAAATCTACAAGATTGACTACCAGACACCTGCAAAGAAGGCTTACAAGCTGCTTGAGCATGCAAGGAAAAGTCCAGCTTGTGCACCAAACCCAGAAATGCTTCAGAATTCATCTTGCAAACTTGCATTGAAAAACCTGCCACGTGAAGTATATGAGCTTGAATGgaatgtggtggtggtggatggACCAAGTGGGCACTCGCCAGAGGCACCAGGCAGAATGGGAGCAATCTACACAGCTAGTATGATAGCAAGAGCTGGGAACACAACAGATGTACTGGTACATGATGTTGATCGGACAATTGAGAAGTGGTTTTCCTGGGAGTTTCTGTGTGATGAGAACTTGGTTGCTTCAAAGGGGAAACTCTGGAGTTTTAGGATCTCAGGTAAATCAAATTCTTCAGGATTTTGCTCAGACCACATGGTTGCGATAGAGTGA